In one Halorubrum sp. CBA1229 genomic region, the following are encoded:
- the trpD gene encoding anthranilate phosphoribosyltransferase — translation MDINDTVERVTDGADLTVEESREAARLVFEEATEAQIGALLAALRAKGETEAEIAGFAQGMRDAARTIEPDREPLVDTCGTGGDDHDTINVSTTAAIVAAGAGVPVAKHGNYSVSSSSGSADVLEVAGADVEAEPPAVEDAIEADGIGFMLAPVFHPAMKAVIGPRKELGMRTIFNVLGPLTNPAGADAQVLGVYDPELVGTIARALAHMPVEHALVVHGAGMDEIGIHDETVVAEVEGEDVTEFTLAPEDLGLDRAPIEAVSGGTPEENAADLRGIVDGSVTGPKRDLILANAGAAIYVAGEADSLEAGVERAAEAIDSGAAAEKFAALCGDGGARKTGATAGPEDDD, via the coding sequence ATGGATATCAACGACACGGTCGAACGCGTGACGGACGGGGCGGATCTGACTGTCGAGGAGTCGCGCGAGGCCGCGCGGCTGGTCTTCGAGGAGGCCACCGAGGCGCAGATCGGCGCGCTCCTCGCCGCCCTCCGGGCGAAGGGCGAGACGGAGGCCGAGATCGCCGGCTTCGCGCAGGGGATGCGCGACGCCGCCCGGACGATCGAGCCGGACCGCGAGCCCCTCGTCGACACCTGCGGGACCGGCGGCGACGACCACGACACGATCAACGTGTCGACGACCGCCGCCATCGTCGCCGCGGGCGCGGGCGTCCCGGTCGCCAAGCACGGCAACTACTCCGTCTCCTCCTCCTCGGGGAGCGCCGACGTGCTGGAGGTCGCGGGCGCCGACGTCGAGGCCGAGCCGCCGGCCGTCGAGGACGCCATCGAGGCCGACGGGATCGGGTTCATGCTCGCGCCCGTCTTCCACCCGGCGATGAAGGCCGTCATCGGCCCGCGCAAGGAGCTCGGGATGCGGACGATCTTCAACGTGCTCGGCCCGCTCACCAACCCCGCTGGCGCCGACGCGCAGGTGCTCGGCGTCTACGACCCCGAACTGGTCGGGACGATCGCCCGGGCGCTCGCGCACATGCCCGTCGAGCACGCGCTGGTCGTCCACGGCGCGGGGATGGACGAGATCGGGATCCACGACGAGACGGTCGTCGCGGAGGTCGAGGGCGAGGACGTCACCGAGTTCACGCTCGCCCCCGAGGACCTCGGGCTCGACCGCGCCCCGATCGAGGCCGTCTCCGGGGGGACCCCCGAGGAGAACGCGGCCGACCTGCGCGGGATCGTCGACGGCTCCGTCACGGGCCCGAAACGGGACCTGATCCTCGCGAACGCCGGCGCGGCGATCTACGTCGCCGGCGAGGCCGACTCCCTCGAGGCGGGCGTCGAGCGCGCCGCCGAGGCGATCGACTCCGGCGCGGCCGCCGAGAAGTTCGCGGCGCTGTGCGGCGACGGAGGAGCCCGGAAAACGGGGGCGACAGCGGGGCCGGAGGACGACGACTGA
- a CDS encoding phosphoribosylanthranilate isomerase, with the protein MARVKICGLTRGADLRAAIDAGADAVGVISEVPVDSGREIDPATAAQLLADVPPFVTATLVTMPDSAERAVELVRTIGPDALQLHGEWTADEIRYIRAETERKVLLAVDADDPARAEEFDAVTDALVIDSTDDAGAGGTGETHDWAKTGDLAARLTSPVVLAGGLTADNVAEAVRVADPFAVDVASGVELADGRKDHNAVARFVANAGREMELA; encoded by the coding sequence ATGGCCCGGGTGAAGATCTGCGGGCTCACGCGCGGCGCGGACCTCCGGGCCGCGATCGACGCCGGCGCCGACGCGGTCGGCGTGATCTCGGAGGTGCCGGTCGACTCGGGGCGCGAGATCGACCCCGCGACGGCGGCGCAACTGCTCGCGGACGTGCCGCCGTTCGTCACCGCGACGCTCGTCACGATGCCGGACTCCGCCGAGCGCGCGGTCGAACTGGTCCGGACGATCGGGCCCGACGCGCTCCAGCTCCACGGCGAGTGGACCGCCGACGAGATCCGGTACATCCGCGCGGAGACCGAGCGGAAGGTGCTGCTCGCGGTCGACGCCGACGACCCGGCCCGCGCCGAGGAGTTCGACGCCGTCACCGACGCGCTCGTGATCGACTCCACCGACGACGCCGGCGCCGGCGGCACCGGCGAGACCCACGACTGGGCGAAGACGGGCGACCTGGCGGCCCGGCTCACGTCGCCGGTCGTGCTCGCCGGCGGGCTCACGGCCGACAACGTCGCCGAAGCGGTCCGCGTCGCCGACCCGTTCGCCGTCGACGTCGCCTCCGGCGTCGAGCTCGCGGACGGCCGGAAGGACCACAACGCAGTGGCCCGCTTCGTCGCGAACGCGGGCCGGGAGATGGAGCTCGCATGA
- a CDS encoding L-lactate permease: MTNVLSLALVGAVPIGVAFVLLAGLRWSAARAMGVGWLLATGIGLTYWGMEPNWLVASAVYGVLQAVDIILIVFGAILLMNYLEGSGAIATIRWYFGQIEEDRRIQVLLVGLGFMTIIEGAAGFGTPGALAAPLLIGLGFPPLAAAVFGLFFNAPNPPFGAAGTPVIGGTGAVIEPALSGSMGVGEFLSMVSAWSGVVTGVTYVFWGLLGVFFLTYWFGDADGGRSVSRAVRSTLPIAPFALLLGAVTGGTQLLIAWFVGPALPDIAAGFVVLAVGLLLANNDVLVPEREWDFPDESTWTDTWLGGLELDEIARDRPRKEMPVLLAWTPYLLVALALLVTRWPDLTVGGVAVLGWIQSFTVSLDSILGTELGYTLQYLYLPGTMPFIPIAILTGLLHGMDADEMGAAWRRSVTQVAPAALTLIIAVSMTQIMIQSQTNTADLLGMMEALSRALAMGAGGLLPVVSPWVGAIGSFMTGSNTSSNILFSVLQYNAAETVGLSRTIVVSLQNVGGGLGNMVSVLNVAAICGVVGITGREGDLLRKAIVPMALFALFAGLFGMLLTYVLVPGLF; the protein is encoded by the coding sequence ATGACTAACGTGCTCTCACTCGCACTCGTCGGTGCCGTGCCGATCGGCGTCGCGTTCGTGCTGCTCGCGGGGCTCCGTTGGTCCGCGGCGCGAGCGATGGGGGTCGGCTGGCTCCTCGCGACCGGTATCGGGCTCACCTACTGGGGCATGGAGCCAAACTGGCTTGTCGCGTCGGCGGTGTACGGCGTGCTCCAGGCCGTGGACATCATCCTCATCGTGTTCGGTGCCATCCTGCTGATGAACTACCTCGAAGGCAGCGGCGCCATCGCCACGATCCGGTGGTACTTCGGACAGATCGAGGAGGACCGTCGCATCCAAGTGCTCCTCGTCGGTCTCGGGTTCATGACGATCATCGAGGGGGCGGCCGGCTTCGGGACGCCGGGCGCGCTCGCCGCGCCGCTGCTCATCGGCCTCGGGTTTCCGCCGCTGGCCGCCGCGGTGTTCGGCCTCTTCTTCAACGCGCCGAACCCGCCGTTCGGGGCGGCCGGCACCCCCGTCATCGGGGGCACCGGCGCGGTCATCGAACCGGCGCTGTCGGGCTCGATGGGCGTCGGCGAGTTCCTCTCGATGGTCTCCGCCTGGAGCGGCGTGGTCACCGGAGTGACGTACGTCTTCTGGGGGCTGCTCGGCGTGTTCTTCCTGACCTACTGGTTCGGCGACGCCGACGGCGGACGGAGCGTTTCGCGCGCCGTGCGGAGCACCCTCCCCATCGCGCCGTTCGCGCTGCTCCTCGGCGCCGTCACCGGCGGGACGCAGCTCCTGATCGCGTGGTTCGTCGGCCCCGCGCTCCCCGACATCGCGGCCGGGTTCGTGGTGCTCGCGGTCGGCCTCCTGCTCGCGAACAACGACGTCCTCGTCCCGGAGCGCGAGTGGGACTTCCCCGACGAGTCGACGTGGACCGACACGTGGCTCGGCGGGCTGGAACTCGACGAGATCGCTCGGGACCGGCCGAGAAAAGAGATGCCCGTGCTGCTCGCGTGGACGCCGTACCTGCTCGTCGCGCTCGCGCTGCTCGTCACGCGCTGGCCGGACCTCACGGTCGGCGGCGTCGCCGTGCTCGGCTGGATCCAGAGCTTCACGGTCAGCCTCGACTCGATCCTAGGCACCGAGCTCGGCTACACCCTCCAGTACCTCTACCTCCCGGGGACGATGCCGTTCATCCCCATCGCGATCCTCACCGGTCTCCTCCACGGGATGGACGCCGACGAGATGGGGGCGGCCTGGCGACGCTCGGTGACGCAGGTCGCGCCCGCGGCGCTCACGCTGATCATCGCCGTCTCGATGACGCAGATCATGATCCAGTCGCAGACGAACACCGCCGACCTGCTCGGGATGATGGAGGCGCTGAGCCGCGCGCTCGCCATGGGCGCCGGCGGCCTGCTGCCGGTCGTTTCGCCGTGGGTCGGCGCCATCGGGTCGTTCATGACCGGCAGCAACACGTCGTCGAACATCCTCTTCAGCGTGCTCCAGTACAACGCCGCCGAGACGGTCGGGCTCTCCCGGACGATCGTCGTCAGCCTCCAGAACGTCGGCGGCGGCCTCGGTAACATGGTGTCGGTGCTGAACGTCGCCGCCATCTGCGGCGTCGTCGGGATCACCGGACGCGAGGGTGACCTGCTGCGGAAGGCCATCGTCCCGATGGCGCTGTTCGCGCTGTTCGCCGGGCTGTTCGGAATGCTGCTGACGTACGTCCTAGTCCCCGGCCTGTTCTGA